A region from the Hydrogenimonas sp. genome encodes:
- a CDS encoding thymidylate synthase thyX, translating to MKITLLHHTPLEVCAHAIRTCWQSFDKSDSGGERDRELIDRVGNKFKHASTLEHLVYTFYIQGISRAVLQELARHRMASLSVKSTRYTLKELKEEIPFTPADIGRAEKYIVMTDNALVNEMSIKALENLRQLLAAGISNDKAKYALPECYRTELTWTINARSLQNFLELRSDKAALWEIRDLAYAVYETLPEEHRYLFHVKS from the coding sequence ATGAAAATAACACTACTTCACCATACACCCCTCGAAGTCTGTGCACATGCCATCCGTACCTGCTGGCAGAGTTTCGACAAGAGCGATTCCGGCGGGGAGAGAGACAGGGAGCTTATAGACCGTGTAGGAAACAAGTTCAAACATGCAAGCACCCTCGAACATCTTGTATACACTTTCTACATACAGGGGATCAGCCGGGCCGTGTTGCAGGAGCTGGCGCGTCACCGTATGGCTTCGCTCAGTGTAAAGAGTACGAGATACACTCTCAAAGAGCTGAAAGAGGAGATACCTTTCACCCCTGCAGATATCGGACGGGCCGAAAAGTACATCGTCATGACCGATAACGCTCTTGTAAACGAGATGAGCATAAAAGCGCTGGAGAACCTGCGGCAGCTGCTTGCAGCCGGAATCTCCAACGACAAAGCGAAATATGCGCTGCCGGAGTGTTACAGAACCGAGCTTACATGGACGATAAATGCCAGAAGCCTCCAGAATTTCCTTGAACTCAGAAGCGACAAGGCGGCTCTCTGGGAGATACGCGACCTGGCCTACGCAGTTTACGAAACGCTTCCAGAAGAGCACAGATACCTTTTCCACGTCAAAAGCTGA